A single genomic interval of Pirellulales bacterium harbors:
- a CDS encoding alpha/beta fold hydrolase, with translation MQTISLGDVDLAVEDRGVGPVLLLVHGFPLDHSMWRAQIDEFSQRYRVLAPDLRGFGASGPGRGLGSGECSGEITMRRYADDLAVLLDRLGIRDSIVYCGLSMGGYVAWQFWQKCADRLDGLVVCDTRAVGDTPQAKAGRAELAARVLAEGAKAAADAMLPKLFGPESQRDHPQAIEQTRAAILGNPPAGIAAALHGMATRPDATEMLAGIDVPTLVVVGEHDSISPVAEMRGIAERIPGAELAVIRNAGHMSPLEEPRAFNDALGRFLERVSQHE, from the coding sequence ATGCAAACCATCTCTCTCGGCGATGTCGACTTGGCAGTTGAAGATCGCGGCGTGGGGCCGGTGCTCTTGTTGGTCCACGGATTTCCGCTCGACCACTCGATGTGGCGGGCGCAGATCGACGAATTCTCGCAGCGCTATCGCGTGCTGGCTCCTGATTTGCGCGGCTTCGGCGCAAGCGGACCAGGCAGGGGTCTAGGCAGTGGTGAATGCAGCGGCGAAATCACCATGCGGCGCTACGCCGACGACTTGGCCGTGCTGCTCGATCGACTCGGAATTCGAGACAGTATCGTTTATTGCGGGCTATCGATGGGAGGCTATGTCGCCTGGCAGTTTTGGCAGAAATGTGCGGATCGGTTGGACGGGCTCGTCGTTTGCGATACGCGAGCGGTCGGCGATACTCCGCAAGCCAAGGCGGGCCGCGCCGAGTTGGCTGCACGCGTGCTGGCGGAAGGCGCCAAGGCCGCGGCCGATGCCATGTTGCCAAAGCTGTTCGGCCCGGAAAGCCAGCGCGATCATCCGCAGGCGATCGAGCAAACGCGGGCCGCGATCCTCGGCAATCCGCCCGCCGGAATCGCCGCCGCGCTCCATGGAATGGCCACGCGGCCCGACGCGACCGAAATGCTCGCCGGCATCGACGTGCCGACGCTGGTGGTCGTCGGCGAGCACGATTCGATCTCGCCCGTAGCGGAAATGCGCGGCATTGCCGAGCGAATCCCCGGCGCGGAATTGGCGGTGATCCGCAACGCCGGCCACATGAGCCCGCTGGAGGAGCCGCGCGCGTTTAATGATGCGCTGGGCCGGTTCCTGGAGAGAGTGTCGCAGCACGAATGA
- the pyrE gene encoding orotate phosphoribosyltransferase, with protein sequence MYDKRTLIELVRERALKFGDFTLASGKKANYYLDGKQVTLDSFGAKLVADGILDLLADNLPLPDAVGGMSIGADPITAAVITMAGVRGQQMTGFLVRKEAKGHGTNRFVEGPVLPGQRVVVVEDVVTTGGSSLEAIARVEEFGLVVAGVVVVIDRLEGGREAFAARGYKLSSLLTVRDFGIEPPQG encoded by the coding sequence GTGTACGACAAACGCACTTTGATCGAGCTGGTCCGCGAGCGGGCGCTGAAATTCGGCGATTTCACTCTCGCCTCCGGAAAGAAGGCCAATTACTATCTCGATGGGAAGCAGGTGACGCTCGATTCGTTCGGAGCGAAGCTCGTGGCCGATGGGATTCTCGACCTGTTGGCAGACAATCTGCCGCTGCCGGACGCCGTCGGCGGCATGTCGATCGGAGCCGATCCGATCACGGCCGCGGTGATCACGATGGCCGGCGTCCGCGGTCAGCAAATGACTGGATTCCTGGTGCGGAAGGAAGCCAAAGGGCACGGGACGAACCGGTTCGTTGAAGGCCCTGTGCTGCCGGGGCAGCGCGTCGTGGTCGTCGAGGACGTCGTGACGACGGGCGGCTCGTCGCTCGAGGCGATCGCGCGGGTCGAAGAATTCGGCCTCGTTGTGGCCGGTGTGGTGGTCGTGATCGATCGGCTCGAAGGGGGCCGCGAGGCGTTTGCCGCTCGAGGGTACAAACTATCGAGCTTGCTGACGGTCCGCGATTTCGGTATTGAGCCTCCGCAGGGGTGA
- a CDS encoding MMPL family transporter encodes MKNTFFSRNALKLLMLVTFLLPVILLGAKITLRGNRNDVKEWLPASYRETDEYKWFQKNFTNETFVLISWDGCTLDDERLKILTAKLMPDPALGIVEKGPKLFSKLTSGPSAIEQMTSPPLNLGEAEATSRLRGSIIGSDPKLNNTCAILTLSPAGKELPRKAVERIYNAALESGVPKQAIHMGGPPVDNVALDKEGERMLLLLAGLSGAIGLGLSWWFMQNKRLTAIVIATSVYSAAISLAIVTFTGNTMDSILLNMPSIVYTMGMSGAIHIINYWRHNAAKYGMEGAASRGLKMAWLPCMLSAGTAALGLVSLCTSELTPIDKFGLYAALGVMSTLALLYVYVPSALTLWGPKIERIDPDREIVLTESQQNHRRRMRWIADKISGHQAAIWAFFLLSMVVVGFGLTRVTTSVNLMALFSKDSEIVKSYAWLEHHLGPLVPMEIVLRLDEKDCKLSFLERMELVQRIQKRVETLKDVGSSLSAVTFAIDIGPPKGGNKMAGAGSRLFGGARTYRSVLNKRLSEHRDEFLKGDYLAEDDGQELWRINVRVAALKNVDYGAFVEDIKHVVEPIIAAEHEKGVEGIAGVTYTGLTPLVYKAQHSLLSGLVESFCWAFVMIAVVMALNFRSVSAGLLTMIPTVWPVAIVFGSLGWLGIPIDIGTMMTAGVAMGVCVDDTVHYGTWFRRALRMGMNRIEATRFAYEHAAAAMYQSNFVVGFGLAAFGISAFMPTRRFGLLMLTLLMFGLMADLVLTPAILAGPLGRFFSKWWLKPKALEEPVAMPADSRQDAAPASIPAPHLPMVPEPKILPLATAPRRRDHGAASGGSAGLGGRK; translated from the coding sequence ATGAAAAACACTTTTTTCTCGCGCAATGCCCTCAAGCTGCTGATGCTGGTGACGTTTCTGTTGCCCGTTATCTTGTTGGGGGCGAAAATCACGCTTCGCGGCAATCGCAACGACGTCAAGGAATGGCTCCCCGCCTCCTATCGCGAGACCGACGAATACAAGTGGTTTCAGAAGAATTTCACGAATGAAACATTCGTGCTCATAAGCTGGGACGGCTGCACTCTGGACGACGAACGGCTGAAGATTCTCACGGCCAAGCTCATGCCCGATCCGGCCTTGGGAATCGTCGAGAAGGGGCCCAAGCTGTTCTCGAAGCTCACCAGCGGCCCGAGCGCCATCGAGCAGATGACGTCGCCGCCGCTGAACCTCGGCGAGGCGGAAGCCACCTCGCGGCTCCGCGGCTCGATCATCGGCTCAGATCCGAAGCTGAACAACACCTGCGCGATCCTCACGCTCTCGCCCGCCGGCAAGGAACTGCCGCGCAAGGCCGTCGAAAGAATCTACAACGCGGCCCTCGAGTCGGGAGTGCCGAAGCAAGCGATCCACATGGGCGGCCCGCCCGTCGACAACGTCGCCTTGGACAAAGAAGGAGAGCGGATGCTGCTGCTCCTCGCCGGGCTGTCGGGGGCGATCGGCCTCGGGCTGTCGTGGTGGTTCATGCAAAACAAACGGCTCACGGCGATCGTCATCGCCACCAGCGTCTATAGCGCGGCGATCAGCCTGGCAATCGTCACCTTCACTGGCAACACCATGGACTCGATCCTCCTGAACATGCCCTCGATCGTCTATACGATGGGGATGTCCGGGGCGATTCACATCATCAACTATTGGCGGCACAACGCCGCCAAATACGGCATGGAAGGGGCCGCCAGCCGGGGCCTCAAGATGGCGTGGCTCCCCTGCATGCTCTCCGCCGGCACGGCGGCGCTGGGGCTCGTCTCGCTGTGCACCAGCGAACTCACTCCGATCGATAAGTTCGGGCTCTACGCGGCGCTCGGCGTGATGAGCACGCTCGCGCTGCTTTATGTCTATGTCCCCTCGGCATTGACGCTGTGGGGACCGAAGATCGAGCGGATCGATCCCGATCGCGAAATCGTGCTCACTGAAAGCCAGCAGAACCACCGTCGCCGCATGCGCTGGATCGCCGACAAGATCTCGGGGCATCAAGCGGCCATTTGGGCGTTCTTCCTGCTTTCAATGGTCGTGGTCGGCTTCGGGCTGACGCGCGTCACCACGTCGGTCAACTTGATGGCCCTCTTCTCCAAGGATTCGGAGATCGTCAAGTCGTATGCCTGGCTCGAGCACCATCTCGGTCCGCTCGTTCCCATGGAAATCGTCCTGCGGTTGGATGAGAAAGACTGCAAGCTCAGTTTCCTCGAGCGGATGGAATTGGTCCAGCGGATCCAAAAGAGGGTCGAGACGCTCAAGGATGTCGGCAGCTCGCTTTCTGCCGTGACCTTCGCGATCGACATCGGTCCGCCCAAGGGCGGCAACAAAATGGCCGGCGCCGGCTCGCGGCTCTTCGGCGGCGCGCGTACGTACCGCTCCGTGCTCAATAAACGGCTCAGCGAGCATCGCGATGAGTTCCTCAAGGGGGATTATCTCGCCGAGGACGACGGGCAAGAGTTGTGGCGGATCAATGTGCGCGTGGCGGCGCTTAAGAACGTCGATTACGGCGCGTTTGTCGAAGATATCAAGCACGTTGTCGAGCCGATCATCGCCGCCGAGCACGAGAAGGGCGTGGAAGGCATCGCGGGCGTCACGTACACCGGGTTGACGCCGCTCGTCTATAAGGCACAACACTCGCTCCTTTCCGGATTGGTCGAGAGCTTCTGCTGGGCGTTCGTGATGATCGCCGTGGTGATGGCGCTCAACTTCCGCAGCGTGAGCGCCGGATTGCTCACCATGATCCCCACGGTCTGGCCGGTGGCGATCGTTTTTGGATCGCTCGGCTGGCTGGGGATTCCCATCGACATCGGCACGATGATGACGGCCGGAGTGGCGATGGGTGTTTGCGTGGACGACACGGTGCATTATGGCACCTGGTTCCGCCGCGCGCTGCGAATGGGCATGAACCGGATCGAAGCCACCCGCTTCGCCTACGAGCATGCGGCCGCCGCCATGTACCAGAGCAATTTCGTCGTGGGCTTCGGGCTGGCGGCCTTCGGGATCAGCGCGTTCATGCCCACCCGGCGATTCGGTCTGTTGATGCTGACGCTGCTGATGTTCGGCCTGATGGCCGACTTGGTCCTCACGCCCGCGATTCTCGCCGGTCCGCTCGGCCGGTTCTTCTCGAAATGGTGGCTCAAGCCAAAGGCACTGGAGGAGCCGGTGGCCATGCCCGCCGATTCCCGGCAAGACGCGGCCCCAGCGTCGATCCCAGCCCCGCACCTTCCGATGGTCCCCGAGCCAAAGATTCTTCCACTCGCCACGGCCCCGCGCCGCCGCGACCACGGCGCCGCCAGCGGCGGATCGGCCGGGCTCGGCGGCAGGAAGTAA
- a CDS encoding alpha/beta hydrolase-fold protein — protein MSIVEGTWSAVEIAGHPCDVYEPPRRNDRGFAVIYLHGVRLTRLVDNRAFTDEFARHGLPVIAPVTGRSWWSDRICPDFDPRLTAERHVVANVLPYVQSRWNAAPPRVALLGTSMGGQGALRLAFKHATKFPVVAAISPAIDYQLRWDEGDETLPTMYEDRESVRQDTATLHVHPLNWPRNIWFCCDPADHRWHESADRLRMKLAALGIPHDRDLDTTGGGHGFDYYNKMAPGAISFIAERLDREDRRVL, from the coding sequence ATGAGCATTGTCGAGGGAACTTGGAGCGCCGTCGAGATCGCCGGGCATCCGTGCGACGTTTACGAGCCGCCGCGGCGAAACGATCGCGGGTTCGCGGTGATTTATTTGCACGGGGTGCGGCTGACGCGGCTCGTCGACAATCGGGCCTTCACGGACGAATTCGCCCGGCACGGCCTGCCGGTGATCGCGCCGGTGACGGGCCGCAGTTGGTGGTCCGACCGGATTTGCCCGGACTTTGATCCGCGGCTCACGGCCGAACGGCATGTCGTGGCGAACGTGCTGCCATACGTCCAATCGCGGTGGAATGCCGCTCCGCCGCGCGTGGCGCTCTTAGGCACGAGCATGGGAGGGCAAGGAGCGCTGCGGCTGGCGTTCAAGCATGCGACGAAATTCCCGGTCGTTGCGGCCATCTCCCCGGCCATTGACTATCAGCTTCGCTGGGACGAAGGGGATGAGACACTGCCGACGATGTACGAAGATCGCGAAAGCGTCCGCCAAGACACGGCCACGCTGCACGTTCATCCTTTGAACTGGCCGCGGAACATTTGGTTCTGCTGCGACCCGGCCGACCACCGCTGGCACGAAAGCGCCGATCGCTTGCGGATGAAGCTCGCCGCGCTCGGAATCCCGCACGACCGCGATCTCGACACCACCGGCGGCGGCCACGGCTTTGACTACTACAACAAAATGGCGCCTGGCGCGATCAGCTTTATTGCCGAACGCCTGGATCGCGAGGACCGGCGGGTGTTGTGA